The Chanos chanos chromosome 16, fChaCha1.1, whole genome shotgun sequence genome has a window encoding:
- the zgc:56585 gene encoding 15-hydroxyprostaglandin dehydrogenase [NAD(+)] encodes MLNGKVAIVTGAAQGLGRSFCDILLQNGARVALLDVNEVLGKEVKDDFEKKYGPDKTQFIKCDVSKDEDFKDGFQKTVEKFSGVDIVCNNAGIVDEKNWEKTISINLAGVVRGTYLALDCMKKENGGRGGVIVNVASLAGLGPLPPAPIYTATKHGVMGFSRAMAAVSELTGAGVRINILCPSFVSTDLLSTFHQEEKTGQFFCLKDLSASLLEKYGVLEPAVVAKGLFLLVTDESKNGEVLLISRERAAFVVFPKGTGELPCVPVSL; translated from the exons ATGTTAAACGGTAAAGTTGCGATTGTGACTGGGGCAGCGCAAGGGTTGGGTAGGAGTTTTTGCGACATTCTTCTACAAAACGGAGCCAGG GTCGCTTTACTTGATGTCAATGAAGTGCTGGGGAAAGAGGTGAAGGATGATTTCGAAAAGAAATATGGACCAGACAAGACTCAGTTTATAAAATGCGATGTCAGCAAGGACGAGGATTTCAAAG atGGGTTTCAAAAGACTGTGGAGAAGTTTAGCGGCGTGGATATTGTTTGTAACAATGCTGGTATCGTCGATGAGAAAAACTGGGAGAAGACTATTTCGATAAATCTT GCTGGCGTGGTAAGAGGCACATACTTGGCGCTTGATTGTATGAAGAAGGAGAATGGTGGTCGAGGTGGCGTCATCGTTAATGTGGCATCATTGGCAG GTCTGGGTCCTCTGCCACCAGCCCCCATCTACACTGCCACCAAACACGGTGTGATGGGATTCAGCCGCGCCATGGCC GCGGTCTCAGAGTTGACTGGTGCTGGGGTCAGGATCAATATATTATGTCCATCCTTTGTCAGTACAGACCTCCTCTCCACTTTTCATCAGGAGGAGAAGACGGGGCAGTTTTTCTGCCTCAAGGATCTTTCTGCTTCTCTGCTGGAGAAATATGGTGTTCTGGA ACCAGCTGTCGTAGCCAAAGGCTTGTTCCTGCTGGTGACTGATGAGAGTAAGAATGGAGAGGTTCTGCTAATCAGCAGAGAGCGCGCTGCCTTCGTTGTGTTTCCCAAAGGAACCGGTGAACTGCCATGTGTCCCTGTCAGCCTGTAG
- the LOC115829659 gene encoding heart- and neural crest derivatives-expressed protein 1-like has translation MNLVERYQHHSLMQDAFPYVQRRQDSLCFSRWFVNPTDVRPEFQIANSCSAKRDALDGTHDGQLDALIPEMGQRRVSGPKKEQRRTQSINTAFAELRDCIPNVPADTKLSKIKTLRLATSYISYLTDVLAKEPGEMEAFKAEIKKCGSRGFKREREMNEGQQESGSPKRVKGRTGWPQQVWALELNQ, from the exons ATGAACCTTGTTGAGCGCTACCAGCATCACAGTTTGATGCAAGATGCGTTTCCATACGTGCAACGACGTCAAGACAGTCTCTGCTTTTCAAGATGGTTTGTAAATCCCACAGATGTCCGTCCAGAATTTCAGATAGCGAACTCCTGCTCTGCAAAACGTGATGCTCTGGATGGGACGCATGACGGTCAACTAGACGCTTTAATACCAGAGATGGGACAGCGAAGGGTGTCAGGCCCGAAGAAAGAGCAGCGGAGGACTCAAAGCATCAACACCGCGTTCGCTGAGCTGCGAGACTGCATACCAAACGTTCCCGCAGACACAAAACTGTccaaaatcaaaacattaaGACTTGCAACAAGTTACATATCTTATCTGACTGACGTGCTCGCCAAAGAACCCGGGGAAATGGAAGCATTCAAAGCTGAGATAAAGAAATGTGGCAGCAGAGGATTTAAAAGGGAACGAGAAATG AATGAAGGTCAGCAAGAATCAGGAAGCCCAAAGAGGGTTAAAGGAAGAACAGGATGGCCCCAGCAAGTTTGGGCCTTGGAACTCAACCAATGA